TCGAGCCTTTTGCTTGTTTATTTGGTCTAATTGGTGTATGAGTTTCTGTATGTGAATTCTACAAGTTACTTTTGAAATGGCCGTTTTATCtgtaaattattttgaaatatgtttCCAGAATTTTGTTTTACTTGGTGCGACCTAATTATATTTACAAGATTTAACTATAGTTTTGGAATAAAAATGGAAAGTATTTTAGTTTTTATGCATTCATGTGTTGATCTCACCTGCAACATTAAGAAATGGTGAAACAAGCTCTAAAATTCCGATGCTTTTGATTATCTCTGTCATAATCGATGTTCCATGACTGTATATTAGGAATTCATGCTATAATCTTCTCTTTTAATCACATAGGACTAATATGTATTTTGATTGCTCAGGCTTCTAGAGTGTTAAAATTGGAGAGATATAGTTTGCAACATCTTTTGCAACTCTATTGTGGGGTAACTGCAAACAAAGAGTATGCagtctttatttatttatatattttattttatgtatccGTTTTGTCTTTAAACTGTATTAAGATAGAAGATTTTCATTTCATATGGCACGACTATTGCTTTTATTCTTACTTACATTCTTGAAGGTTTACAAGTCATTTCCTTGCAGGTACCAGAATGCAGACTGGAGAGCACGCCCCCTTCCTGATGTGATGATAAAGTGCGTATATGTTTTGAGCTTGCCTGATTACATTTGATCTATTCTTGATTCTTCTTTTATGCTTGTCTTCTATTCTTTCCATAGTGCCGGGTTTATGTTAATAATTTAAAGAACCCAAAAGTTTAAAGTTGTGTCATACTGTCATTGAAATTGGAACAAAAGATAGAGACGGATATACTCCAAATGTCCTTCGCAAAGGGTCTTTCCTGTCACTTTACAGAGAATCAAATGTACTGAATGGATCTCCCTAATATGTTTTCTCTTATTTATATCTAACAGACTGTTCTCCTTTATTTTTAGTATTCCCCCCTTAATCTTTCTCCCTATTGTTTTATGTCCCCTTCTTGTTTCCACCTGACCCACATCATATGTATGACGTGTTATTTGCAGAATCATACTTACAGCATGAGCAATTCTAATGTTTCACCAGCATTTCTGAATTCTACTTTTATGACAAATCTAATTGTGTATCCCCCCTTCTCAGAAAATGACAGATACATatgatataatatataaacagCATTTGAGCATGATTTTGATATATATTATTTACTTCTAATTACAAGTCTAAGACCTTATGTAACAATGACTTGTATATTTTCCCGGTGATTTTAAGTACTACCGTTTAACAAAGTGTTGTTCTGATAATAGGTATGGAAGAGAAGATACACACTACCTTCTTTATATATATGATGTAATGAGGATCAAGCTATTTGAACTGTCTAAGGAGTCGGAAAGTTCCGATCCTCTGTTGGAGGTAAGTTGAGATTGAACTAGCTAAATGAACAAGTAATGTATCAATATTTCCTCAGGCCGCTGGATCCTCCTTTGTTCCCTCGGGCTGTATACAACTGTTTTAACAATAAGGTTTCTGCAAAGATGCCATGATTGATCAAATTTTGTTTGACATTTCCTTGTCCACCATTTTTTCAATTATCTTGAATCAAATAGCACGACATAAATGAATGGTGGCTTGGCTAATCTTTTTATTTACACCTTTACACCGTTCTTATTAGAATTTCCTCTCACTATTAGGTTTACGAGAGGAGTTATAATGTCTGCATGAAGCTGTACGAGAAAGAGCCTTTAACAGAAGACTCCTACCTTAATCTAAAAGGGTTGGTTTTTTCAATTGTCAAACTTACATCAACATTTGACATTCTACTCCCTCTATCCCAAATTATAAGAcactttacaaaaaaaaattgtcacaaattataagtcactttacaaaaaaaaattgtcacaaattataagtcactttacaattccaatgcaatatttataattttttcctAATATACcctcaaatatttattattattctttcttTCAACTTTTTAAATTTCTCTTTCCTATGTAATTAGGAGGGACATTACTGTGAAGtcatacataatttatttttcccATATAGTAATGATTAAGTTTCTTAATTTGTGCGAAATACCCAAAACGTCTTATATTTTGGGATGAAGGGAGTATTTTAGTAGCAAACCTTTCCATAGGCTTGTATTTCCTTATTAGTTTGCTATCTCTTCTTCGAAGAGGTGTTTGcatgtgttttgatttttgaagtTTATACTTTGCTTTTAATACCTGCCAAGAGGTGTAAACAAAAACCAATTACCACTTTATATACAGGTTGCGAGGGGCTGGTTTTAATGGTCAGCAGCTTGCTGTTGTTTCAGTAAGTTGATAATTCATATCTTATTTGTAGCACCTATTTTTGATTACTTACGAGAGGAATGGAATTGCTTCTGATTTTTCTGCACCATTTCTGATGTGCACAAGTAGCCCTTGGATTTATAGTCCAGTAtaagattttgaattttgttaatgcCGACATCTTAATATAGAACCCCATACTATAGTGATATGGAAATACAGAATAATATATAACTATTTCCTCCGTTTTGGTGTACAGGTATTGGTATTGATTTGATACCGGTACGTCCGACATTTTGAGTTTTGCTGGTTCATCTCTAATTTACTTCAACCACATACTATTCCTTTGCCAAAATGTACACCATTGCTACAATTTTGCCAGTGCTCATCACATTGTTACAGTCTTTTTTACATTTGCAGTAGTGTTTTCTCTAATACTGCATTATATTTTCCTTACTATGCTATTACATCAAGGATTTAATATTACTAGACTTTCAATATTATATTCCTAAATATGTCGGTTTCTATCATGATTAGTTTTGAATGGACATCCAGAAACTATAGAGCTAAGATTAGTCTCATAGCGGATCGAAGTACCTATATTTGTGAGGATACTCTATAGAACTACTGGAGTGCCAAAGGTTCTAATTATGGGGGTTTCCtaccaaaataaaaattaatggcATGCATAATTTGGGTTTCTGTACGGTCCATACCATATGTTATTCCATTTACTCTTATGTATACTGGTAGGGGCTTTTTGAATGGCGTGATGTTCTTGCTCGGTCAGAAGATGAAAGTACTGGGTTTATATTGCCAAATAAAGTTATTCTTGAAATTGGTAAATGAAATGCAAACTTCTGTTTCATATTTTATCTAGAAGGTAGCCCATTTGTATGGCACACGGCAACCTAATTTAATAATTTGTGTTTACCTGTTTCAAAAGCTAAGCAGATGCCTGTCACTACAAGTAATCTACGGCGATTAGTAGCGGAGAGGTCAAGGCTCCCATATGTTGAGCGCAATCATGATATCATTATTAACATTGTCAGACATTCTATGCAAAAGGCTGCTGCCTTTGAAGAAGCTGCACTTCGTTTGAAAGAAGAACACGCTGCCTTTGAAGAAGCTGCGCTTCGTTTAAAAGAAGAAAATGCAGCTAGTGTAAGTAATATATTTAACAGTTGTCAGTTTCTAGAATTATTATGGGGCAGGAGAATTTAGTGCCGAGTCTAATTGGTACTTGTGACAGGGATCTGCATCATTTTGAATCGCGGTAAACTATTACTATATGTTATTAGATCCTAGGTGCTTGTTTTATAATTAAAACTTCCAATTGtctcaatactatttctacacgGCCTCAACAAAATGAAAAGAAGAAGCTTTTTCATTGTTTTGACCTTGGGACGGGGAGCATCAGTCTAATTATAGTTAATTGGTTGATAGGAAAATGGTGCAAATGTTCAGTTGCAAATAATGCCAACGGGTGCTTATGGTGCAACTCCGCCGGGCCATCCAGTTTCAGAAGGGAATGGTTTTCCTGACAAAAAGGTGAGCTTTTATCCATTGAGAAATACATGATTGCGCTACCATGTATATCTTTATATTCCAACCACTGTATGCATGTTCCCTTTATTTTAAAACTACTTTGCGGGGTTGGTTCTTAGGGCAAGAAAAAGATCAAGGTAGAACAGATTGTAGCATCAGAGACATCAGATCCGAAGAAACCTCTTTCAGCTACAGTTTCCACATCTACCCTGGATGCAAATATAATATTAGACTTGGATTCAGACTCGGACGATATATTGCAAGAATAACCTATAAATCTGCAACAATCAGCttaggaaaatattttttgtccACTCTGGTAAAAGTAAAATGAAGTTGAGCACATGCCTGTCAAAAGATGATTTCAGTCAAATTTAGAATAGAATGCTTGGTCTCAGTGCAGTCTTTCACAAATGTAGCGGGGGACAGAGACAGACAAGTGATTTCACACAAAATTGCTGCAAGTTAGATAATTGCAGGTGTTTGCAGCTTTTGGAAATTGAAGTGGAACCTTCTATTAGGAAAAGGAAAATATATTAGAATATACTATGCTATGTAGTATACTAGTATGTACAAATGTAGACAGAATTCTAGATTTTAGCTTTATTACTGTGCTTGAATGAAGATCTTTGATCAAAGTTTTGCTAAACTAGTGACATTTTATCTTGTCTGGTGATCAGCTGAGGTCCAACTTAAGGTTTATCAATACTGTAGTTGGTATACAAATAAGCTTACCCCGTTTAATAATGTATAAACTCAAATAaagatttaatattaaaaaactattAAATTAATATGTATGACAATCAAtgcaaattattattatataattacttGGTTGGAAATAACTGGTCAGCAATGAATTAAGGTAGTACTCCATCTAACAGCATCTTAGTTTGATAATTACATCAAATTGGTGACAACCTAATTGAAATAAGAGGATCTCATTTAATGATTTgcaaatcaattttaattttaaaaaacaattacatCAAGTTTACTTGCAAAATCCTCATTCTCATGAAAGTGATTTTGAGTTAAGATTATAAGCTGGGATTTCATCTGTCAGACTCAATGTGCTTTTTTGTCTCTTCAAGCTTTTCTATATTACAATTACAAATAAGTCatgtgaaagagaaaaaaaagagaagtaatcATGTGTGTGAACATTGAACATTACATGATAGAAAATAAAATCAACCTAGCATGACATTTGTGATTTCATCATAAAAGTCCATAGCCGTGGTGTTTTTTGGTCATGCTGCACATTACACAGGCCCTTTTCAAATTTTCTAGATTGCAATGTACCATAGTCAATTGGCAAGCCTAAGTTCATCACAATTTCTTACATCAAATTACAATTTCTTATAGGagcaaataaaaagaaaaagaacaaaacGACGCTTATACGTCGACACCGACTCCTTATATCCAAGAACACCTTCAACATCTGATCGTGCTCCAACATCTCATCCTGGATCCTACAAACGACCTCTACTGCCCGCTCAAGAGATTGTCGAGATTTCTGTCGAGCAGCAACCACCTCCTCCTTGAGATCCTTCAAAGCGTTAGCCTGTCCGTCCTTCTTCTGCTGAAGATCTTTCTGATATGCTTCGAATGCCCGACATGTTTCAACCGCATTTTGAGAAACCTTCTTACAACGCTTCTCCCCGTCAGCAAGGGAGGACATCAAACTCTCTATCTGAGCATGAAAAATGAATATTATGCCATGCTAATCCGCCTATTCTTGCATAGAGCTAAGAGAATCAACACTAGCCCAAAGCTTATCCAATTCCTTCTCAGTATCGAAATTTTACCGCTCAAGAGCTTCACACCTCACCCTTAGCTCATCCCATTCCCTTGAAATCTCGCTAGAGCCCGAACGTTGTCATGGCCAACAACTACAAAATAAACAAAGGACCCATCCCTAAACAAAGTGCACGAAGCATCTGCAATAAGGCACCGCCTTTCACTCGTAGATAAACGCCAGATGAAATCCAGGTCCTCAGTAGTCATAACAATAGCAAAATCCTCTTGAGTGCTAGGTACCCGAAAAGGAAGAACAATAGAAAGCATGTAGAAAGGAGTCAAAGCACACTACTCACCACCTTTGTCAAGCGAGCACGTTTGGTAGAACCTCCTTCAACAGGAGTAGACAAACTATCACCCGACCCTTCTTAGCAAGGGAAGGAGAAAGTGAAGTCCCCCTAAGCAGATAAATCAGCCACAACAATAGTCGGTTGATCCATTACAAAAGTTGGAGTCGAGACAATAGTTTTAAACACCTTGGAGCAATTACCACAATAGGAATCTGAACCTTTGAAACAGAAGTAGAAGCAACGACAGGTGTCGTTGGCACCGGGACGAACAAGCCAGTAGTAAGAACTTGATCATCCGCGAGCGCCAAAGCTTTATGTATCTGACTCAAGTGATTCATATCATCTACGAAAGCACAAGTTGCATGGTTAAAAAAAGCGCCGACCATCCACACCAAAGAGTTTGTGTCCCTCGGAATATTCAGACAAACTAATGATCGCGTGGGTATCTATCCGCCCTTTCTTTTATTGAAAAGAAAGTACTTCCCCAAAACAAACCCTTCTTCTTATCTGAGCCCTTGATACCAGACATGTAAACCCTCtttaattttcattattttgGAAGATAGAGAAGTTGGCTcgaaattaggggtggcaaaaggGCCGCCTGCCCAGTCTTAAGCTTGCCAAAAAGCGAGCGGGACGGAcaagcccgccaagtaaaatgatCTTTTTTAGATTAATAAtctttttttttacctttcaattaaatttttcttctctttttttagaacaattttttacaaagcatcttttaaacaaattttacctaaaaaaatattgcatatatttacaaataaatgtataaaataaaaccaattaGAATTTAAATGATTAGAATTAACAAAAAAAGGCGGACTTAATGCGAGACGAGCTTAACAAATAGGTGAGGCGGGCTTTAGCGGGCGACAAGCTTTGGCAGAcaacgggttttggcggggcgggcttcgGTGGGCGGCGGGCCTAAAGTCCCAATCTAACCCGCAATTTTTTGGCGGGTACGTGGGCCAGCCAGGCGGACCATTGCCCGTTTTGTCACTCCTAATCGAAATGATAAGAATGGACAGGCTGATAGAAATGAACCCTGGACCAATATTTCCCAAAACCACCTCTGCAAGAGCATGCGTTCCCTACGAGAACTGAAGACGAGTAAAAGGCCATATCTGCCTCAGAAGTGGTGGGTTTTACCAATACATAATGCTCTAGAAAATCACCCTAGTTAGAAGCGAAAGAGTTGAACCAAGGTACTTGGGACGAAGGGAGACAATCCATGATCCCGAGCATCATCCAGCAAAGTACGGGCTACAGAGAAGATGTCGAAGAAGAGTCTTAATGAAGGTTTCCAAGGCTTGTGCCAAACACAAAGCTGGAACACCGCCACGAAGGCCCAAGCTCCAAGATGAAGTCGCGAGAGGGAAACTTTTATATGGTCCATCACGTCCACCTCATAATGAGAGAATGGCAGTTGTTTCTCACCCTGGTTAAGAGACACTCATACAGGGGAATCGAGCAACCCTCGAAAGGGCTGCATACCCTTTCATTCGAACCTACTGGCAGAATTGCCCATTCTAGGGAATTGCCAATTGTGATGTTAGCCTGAGTTACAACTTTGACAATGTCTAGGACAAAAGGAGTTTGACTATTTTGACGGCCACCTTATGGTGCCTATTCATATTGGCCGACTCTGTTAATCGAATACCCTTACGGGCCAATACGTAAGCTCTATGATGATTATTGAGATTGATCCAAGACACAACATCATGCCGCCCTTGGCACTCTATAAGACGAGAAATTTCAACATCACTAGGGTCATGACCAATCGACTCCCaatatattttgataaataaagcGACAAATATGTTCCCTCCTTTGACATCAACCTTTATTTCGGCCTCAGTCAAGACATGAGAAGACATTAGTCCTTCGACAAGGTTTTCACCCCCATCAAATTTCACAGGAAATAGAGATTCTGAAGTATTCATAGAGAGAGCTTCATCTGATAGAGATTCTTCAGACGATTCTTCCACCTTCGAATCATCACTCAAAATGATGATTCTTGATTCAAACCCCCTGCTGATAGAGGGGAAGGAATACGATTCATACTCCATTTCCCTTTTCGAAGACGAAGAAACACTACCCTCCGGTCACTCTCGATGATAGTAAGGTTACCACTCATCGTAATGAAAATGCGATGAAAACTTGAGTAAAAACAGAAGGAAAGATAAGGTACCTTGAAGTTGGAGAGAGAAGGCGTTGAAAACagggaaaaaagcaaaaaaatcgAAGCTTTAATGCCTTAAAAATATGAATGTGCGATGTCAGTTACTCTAGAAAGCAAGTGATCTCAAATAAGAGGGAAGGAATCAAAGAGACAAAGGAAACTCACACTACGAGAGGGCTAAAAAGTTTCTCCACGGTCTCTCTCCATCTTTATATATGCAAAGGCAATTGAATATATCATATAAAAAGCAAGAAATAAAGGGCAAAAAGACAGTCAGATTTCACCTAGAGAAGATAACCACACTCAAGTGTACTCGAGTACACAGAAAGCTGTGTCACGTCACCCCATACCTTTTCAGATCACACGTAAAGGAAAAATGGAGAAACGTTTCAATGATGGGATTGTATTTAATGCTCGCATGCACATCACACTTTGGCAAAACCAAAGTAGCGCATGCCAGCCAACACATGGATGGACTTCCTCTAAGGACGACCACTATTATTGAAAGACCCCCCTACTTCAAACATGCCTGAAGAGTCTTGAGGGCAACTATTCCGTACTGGGAAAAGATCCGGGACCCACAATTTCGCGTCGGCCAGAGGCCCAATATTACGAGGCCCGTTATCTAGCCTATTTGGTCAGGCCCAAGGTATAGATACCTTTGTAAAGGGTTCTCAAGTACACAATCTCTAATCTCCACTTTCAGTACACTATATTGAACTCTAAATTGACTTGGATGTTGGAGTCCT
The Vicia villosa cultivar HV-30 ecotype Madison, WI linkage group LG6, Vvil1.0, whole genome shotgun sequence genome window above contains:
- the LOC131609947 gene encoding protein RRP6-like 2 translates to MDFNHHLSDLSTSTQALPSDDDFRFHYNSSEFRHLIEEIARKSQSMLNQIGSSENIWGLGSSFPADIDDAYEWIVNANDDALELVDEIVDEFHRVLKEQDMEEGEDGFFKMKKGTKWLGFLGGEANGKKPKVSFHVHTLRKPQYHYNLAVDNSNQPFEHVWLEKSEDGQRFIHPLEKLSVFDFVDEDDIESLVPVMPPPLECTPFKLVEDVKGLMELADKLSSVNEFAVDLEHNQYRSFQGLTCLMQISSRTEDFIVDTLKLRDHVGTHLREFFMDPTKKKVLHGADRDIVWLQRDFGIYVCNMFDTGQASRVLKLERYSLQHLLQLYCGVTANKEYQNADWRARPLPDVMIKYGREDTHYLLYIYDVMRIKLFELSKESESSDPLLEVYERSYNVCMKLYEKEPLTEDSYLNLKGLRGAGFNGQQLAVVSGLFEWRDVLARSEDESTGFILPNKVILEIAKQMPVTTSNLRRLVAERSRLPYVERNHDIIINIVRHSMQKAAAFEEAALRLKEEHAAFEEAALRLKEENAASENGANVQLQIMPTGAYGATPPGHPVSEGNGFPDKKGKKKIKVEQIVASETSDPKKPLSATVSTSTLDANIILDLDSDSDDILQE